In the genome of Cyclopterus lumpus isolate fCycLum1 chromosome 19, fCycLum1.pri, whole genome shotgun sequence, one region contains:
- the zgc:112496 gene encoding uncharacterized protein zgc:112496 isoform X1, translating into MSALFACEDPATWRSVYEKYWDVVEAKSKSKKPGKLLNLDKWYQEELPTLISSRPDIHVTQSELVKLMEWKLTRGKFRPRLQQLVASNSEDTVEKCSRKAFSLLPDVQAAIAELSSLKGVGPATASALLAAGAPEQAAFMSDEAMESVPGLTPIQYTAKHYTLYLGKMIQCTEKLNKADAQQDWTPHRLELCLWASATAKQQQLPLLKEVKEKLSEADTEQRPTKKLRTR; encoded by the exons ATGAGCGCACTGTTTGCCTGTGAGGACCCAGCCACATGGAGGAGTGTGTATGAGAAATATTGGGATGTAGTAGAGGCAAAGTCCAAAAGTAAGAAACCTGGAAAGCTGCTGAACCTCGACAAGTg GTACCAAGAGGAGCTGCCTACACTCATTTCAAGTCGACCTGACATTCATGTCACTCAATCCGAGCTGGTGAAACTAATGGAGTGGAAGCTCACT AGAGGGAAGTTCAGGCCaaggctgcagcagctggtggcTTCCAACAGTGAGGACACCGTTGAGAAATGTTCCAGAAAGGCCTTCAGCCTCCTGCCTGATGTGCAGGCAGCGATCGCAGAGCTTAGCTCCCTGAAAGGAGTAGGCCCAGCCACCGCTTCAG CTTTGTTGGCAGCAGGAGCTCCAGAACAAGCTGCATTCATGTCCGATGAAGCCATGGAGAGTGTACCTGGACTAACACCCATCCAATACACAGCCAAGCACTACACCCTCTACTTGGGAAAAATGATCCAGTGcactgaaaaactaaacaaag CGGATGCCCAGCAGGACTGGACGCCCCACAGGCTGGAGTTGTGTTTGTGGGCGTCGGCCACAgccaaacagcagcagctcccacTTCtaaaggaagtgaaggagaagCTCTCAGAGGCCGACACTGAACAGAGACCAACAAAGAAGCTGAGAacaagataa
- the zgc:112496 gene encoding uncharacterized protein zgc:112496 isoform X2 has translation MSALFACEDPATWRSVYEKYWDVVEAKSKSKKPGKLLNLDKWYQEELPTLISSRPDIHVTQSELVKLMEWKLTRGKFRPRLQQLVASNSEDTVEKCSRKAFSLLPDVQAAIAELSSLKGVGPATASALLAAGAPEQAAFMSDEAMESVPGLTPIQYTAKHYTLYLGKMIQCTEKLNKV, from the exons ATGAGCGCACTGTTTGCCTGTGAGGACCCAGCCACATGGAGGAGTGTGTATGAGAAATATTGGGATGTAGTAGAGGCAAAGTCCAAAAGTAAGAAACCTGGAAAGCTGCTGAACCTCGACAAGTg GTACCAAGAGGAGCTGCCTACACTCATTTCAAGTCGACCTGACATTCATGTCACTCAATCCGAGCTGGTGAAACTAATGGAGTGGAAGCTCACT AGAGGGAAGTTCAGGCCaaggctgcagcagctggtggcTTCCAACAGTGAGGACACCGTTGAGAAATGTTCCAGAAAGGCCTTCAGCCTCCTGCCTGATGTGCAGGCAGCGATCGCAGAGCTTAGCTCCCTGAAAGGAGTAGGCCCAGCCACCGCTTCAG CTTTGTTGGCAGCAGGAGCTCCAGAACAAGCTGCATTCATGTCCGATGAAGCCATGGAGAGTGTACCTGGACTAACACCCATCCAATACACAGCCAAGCACTACACCCTCTACTTGGGAAAAATGATCCAGTGcactgaaaaactaaacaaag TGTAA